GGGCGCCGGCGTCCTATTGTGCAGCGCGCCGGGGTCGTGCGCGGCCTCGCTGGGGCCGTTCCGACTGGCCGTGGGACAGACGCTCGACGTCGGCGTGCGTCTGGACGCCGACGGCCTTGCTGCCGGCGAGCGGATCGAGGCGTCCATCCGGCCCGTCGACGTACGCGGCGATCCTTGACCGCCCTCCGACGCCACGGTCCGGCCGCGTCCCGAACGGGACGCAAGGTTCTTCCCCCTCGATTCGCGTGCTGGCATCGATGCGCCATCTTCTGGGGATGGAGGACGTGGGAGAGAGCCTCGAATCGCTCCTGTCCGAGGCCCTGGATCTCAAGCGGCGGCACAAGGAGGGCCGCGCGCCCTCGCCGGGACCGCTCGCCGGAAAGACGCTTGGCATGATCTTCGAGAAGTCGAGCACGCGGACGCGCGTCTCGTTCGAGGTGGGCGCCGCCAAGCTCGGAGGGCGGGCCATCTTCCTCTCGCAAGACGACCTGCAATTGGGCCGGGGGGAGAGCATCGAGGACACGGCGAAGGTCCTCGCGCGCTACGTCGATCTCCTGATGTACCGGTGCAAGCGCCACGCCGATCTCGCGGAGCTTGCGCGCCACGCCACCGTCCCCGTGATCAACGGCCTCTCGGAGACCGAGCACCCCTGCCAGGTGCTCGCCGACTGGCTCACGATCCGCGAGCGCAAGGGCACGCTCGCCGGACTCACGTTCGCCTACTTGGGGGACGGCAACAACATGTGCCGCTCGTACCTGCTCGGGGGCGCGCTCGCCGGGATGCACGTCCGCGTCGCCACGCCGCGCGGCTACGGTCCAGGCGAGGAGTACGTCGCCCGCGCCCGCGCGATCGCCACGCGCACGGGGGCAAGCGTCCACGTGCAAGTGGGCATCGACGGAGCGCTTGCGGGCGCCGACGTCGTTGCGACGGACACGTGGGTCTCCATGGGCGACGAGAAGGAGAAGGAGCAGCGCCTCCACGACTTCCGAGGCTTCACGATCGACGCGCCGCGCATGGCGCAAGCAAAGGGCGACGCCATCTTCCTCCACTGCCTGCCGGCCTACTATGGCTACGAGGTGACAAAGGACGTGGCCCACGGCCCGCAATCGGCGATCTGGGACGAGGCGGAGAACCGCATGTGGGCGCAGATGGCCGTCATGGCCAAGCTCGCGGGCGCGCGTTAGAACTCGGCGCGAGGCTTGCGGGCGGCGAAACCGCCTTCGAGGGGATGCCACCAGGAAAGCTCGGGCTCGCCAAGCTTCCAGCAAAGATACACGAGCTCGCCCTCCCCCCGCTGCGCGGTGAAGTCCACGAGACCCTGCGCGAGGTCCTTCACCTCGGCGCCCGCGAACCGGATCTCCTCGATCGACGTCTCCAGCCGCGCTTGCACGTCGCGAAGCTCCGCAAGGAGCCGCCAGTACGCCTCCCGATCCGGGTTCTGCGGGGAATCCACCCGCTCCTCCCCGTGCGCGGCGACGATCGCGTCTACGCGCGTCTCCAGCTCGCCCAGGCGCAGAGCAAACGCGCGGGCGCGCGCCAGGGCCACCTCCACCGCCGGGATCTGGCGCTGCGCCTCCTCCCACGTGAATAGGCGCAGGCGCGAGGGCGGGGACGCCATCGCCCACCTACCGGCGGACCTTCTCGATCCGGTGGCTCTTCGACTCCACATTCACCACGACGCGGTTGGCCGCCACGAGCAGGTTCTCCTGACCGATCTCCTGGGCGATCGCCGCCGGGAAGACGACGAGCACCGTGAGGCGCTTGCCGTCCACGGTGAACACCTGCTCGACCGTGATGGGCGCCTCGATCTTCTTCAGGTTGTCCGTCATCGCGGGGGCCAGCCGCGCGGGACTATTTGACCCTTCGCCGCCGACATCGCCCGCGCGCAAGCGCGCGCCTTATCTCCCTGCAGCGCGGGTGCGTTCCCGTGCTCCTCTCCGCGGGCATCCTCGTCGTCACGTTTGCCCTCCTGCTTGCGCGCCGGGTCGCCCGGGGCACCTTCGTCCTTCGCCGCCCGTGGATCGCAGCGGCCGGCGGCTTGGCCATGGTGCTTGCGCTGCAGGTGAGCCCGCAGGCGGCGCTCTCCGCCATCGACCTTCCCACGCTGGCCCTCCTCCTTGGCATGATGACGGTCGTGGCCGGCCTCGAAATTGCGGGCCTTTTCGACCGCCTCTCGGTCGAGATCGTGCGCCGCGCGCGCAACGGGCGGGCGCTCCTTGCCGGCACCATGGTCGCCTCGGCCGTCCTCTCCGCGCTTGTCCTCAACGACGCC
This window of the Candidatus Thermoplasmatota archaeon genome carries:
- the argF gene encoding ornithine carbamoyltransferase codes for the protein MRHLLGMEDVGESLESLLSEALDLKRRHKEGRAPSPGPLAGKTLGMIFEKSSTRTRVSFEVGAAKLGGRAIFLSQDDLQLGRGESIEDTAKVLARYVDLLMYRCKRHADLAELARHATVPVINGLSETEHPCQVLADWLTIRERKGTLAGLTFAYLGDGNNMCRSYLLGGALAGMHVRVATPRGYGPGEEYVARARAIATRTGASVHVQVGIDGALAGADVVATDTWVSMGDEKEKEQRLHDFRGFTIDAPRMAQAKGDAIFLHCLPAYYGYEVTKDVAHGPQSAIWDEAENRMWAQMAVMAKLAGAR
- a CDS encoding DUF2203 domain-containing protein, giving the protein MASPPSRLRLFTWEEAQRQIPAVEVALARARAFALRLGELETRVDAIVAAHGEERVDSPQNPDREAYWRLLAELRDVQARLETSIEEIRFAGAEVKDLAQGLVDFTAQRGEGELVYLCWKLGEPELSWWHPLEGGFAARKPRAEF